Sequence from the Sinorhizobium meliloti genome:
CATGAACATCATGCTCACGACCATTCTTTACATCGTCGCCGGCTCCGTCGCTTACGCGCTCGTCGGCGTGGTCTTCCATCTGGTGTTCCGCGCCCTCATCAAACACGACCACAACATGTTTCGCATCCTGCTGGCCTGGATTGAGACCCGCGGCCGGTCCCGCAACAGCGCCTATTGGGGCGGGGCGACGCTTAGCCCCCTGAAGCTCGCCCGCAAATACGATGAAAGGGACCTCGGATTTGCCTAGCCTGACCACACTCAGATCTCGCGAACTCGGTCCGGAGACCTTCATCCCCTATGTCCGCCATGTCGACGAGTCGACAATCGCGCTCGATTCCCGGGCGCTGATGGTGATGATCGCGCTCGAAGGCGTCTCCTTCGAGACCGCCGATATTCTCGACCTGAATGCCCTCCATCGCGACCTCAACACCCTCTACCGCAACATCGCCGACGAGCGGCTTGCCTTGTGGACGCATCTCATCCGCCGTCGCGACAACAGCTATCCAGAAGGCACGTTCGCCACACCGTTCTCGGCAGCGCTCAACGATAAGTACCGCGAAAGAATGGTGGGCGAGGACCTGTTTCGCAACGACCTCTATCTGTCAATTCTCTGGTCACCAGCTCGCGATCCGGCAGACAAGGCGGCAAAACTGCTGTCGCGCCTGCGTCGGGCCCGCCGGGTCGGGACCGAACTCGATGAGGACGCCCTCAAGCATCTCCGCGACAAGGTCATCGACGTCACCGCCGCTTTGAGACGCTTCGAGCCGCGCGTGTTGACCCTCTACGAGCACGACGGCCTCATGTTCTCGGAACCGAGCGAGGTGCTCCATCAGCTCGTCGGCGGCCGTCGCGAGCCGATCCCGCTGACAGAGGGGCACATCGCCTCTGCCATCTACTCGGATCGCGTCATCGTGGGGCGCGAGACGATTGAGATCCGGCACGAGGCGGACAGCCGTTATGCCGGCATGCTGAGCTTCAAGGAGTATCCGGCCCGCACCAGGACCGGCATGCTTGATGCCGTGCTCACCAGCCCGTTTGAACTCATTCTGGCGCAATCCTTCTCTTTCGTCTCGAAGGCCGACGCGCGCGTGATCATGGGCCGCAAGCAAAACCAGATGGTCAGCAGCGGCGACAAGGCGGCCTCGCAGATCGAGGAACTTGATGGGGCGATGGACGATCTGGAGTCCAACCGGTTCGTGTTCGGCGAGCACCACCTGACGCTTTCCGTCTTTGCCCCCTCAGTGAAGGAACTGACCGACAATCTTGCCAAGGCACGCGCCAGCATGACCAGTGGCGGCGCAGTCGTCGCGCGTGAGGATCTCGGCCTTGAGGCGGCCTGGTGGGCGCAGCTACCGGGCAACTTCCGTTATAGGGCCCGGTCCGGCGCGATCACGTCACGGAACTTCGCAGCGCTGTCGCCCTTCCACTCTTATCCGCTCGGCCAAAGGGACGGTAACGAGTGGGGACCCGCCGTCGCCCTGCTCAAGACCGCGTCCGGCTCGCCGTACTACTTCAACTTCCATTACGGCGATCTCGGCAACACCTTCGTCTGCGGGCCGTCCGGCGCCGGCAAAACGGTGCTGCTCAACTTCATGCTGTCGCAACTAGAAAAGCATGATCCGCATGTGGTGTTCTTCGATAAGGACAGGGGAGCCGATCTCTACGTGCGCGCCGCCGGCGGCACCTATCTGCCTCTCAAGAACGGCATCCCGACCGGTTGCACCCCCTTAAAGGCCCTCCAATTGACGCCGGAGAACAAGGTCTTTCTGACACGCTGGGTCGGCAAGCTGGTCGGCTCGGCAACGCGTGAACTGAGCGTGACCGAACTCCGCGACATTGCGTCCGCAATCGACGGCCTTGCCGACCTGCCGGTCGAGCGTCGGACGATCGGCGCGCTCAGGACCTTTCTCGACAACACGAACCCGGAAGGGATCGCAGCCAGGCTGCGGCGGTGGGAGAGGGGAGGGCCGCTCGGCTGGGTCTTTGACAACGTCATCGAGGATATCGGTTTCGGAGAATCCGGCGGTGGCAAGTTCGTCGGCTACGACATGACCGACTTTCTCGACAACGAGGAAATCCGGACCCCCCTGATGGCCTATCTCTTCCATCGTGTCGAGCAACTGATCGACGGCCGCAGGATCATCATCGTTATCGACGAGTTCTGGAAAGTGCTCCAGGACGAAGGGTTCCGCGATCTCGCGCAGAACAAGCTCAAGACGATCCGCAAGCAGAACGGCCTCATGCTGTTTGCGACACAGAGCCCGCGCGACGCGATCGTCTCGCCGATCGCTCACACCATCATCGAGCAATGCCCGACACAGATCTTCCTGCCGAACTCCCGCGGCAATCATGGCGACTATGTCGATGGCTTCAAGCTGACGGAGCGCGAATTCGAGCTGGTCGCGCGTGAGCTCTCCATCGAGAGCCGGCGGTTCGTGTTGAAGCAGGGACATAACAGCGTCGTCGCCGAGCTGGATCTCAAGGGCCTCGACGACGAACTCGCCATCCTCTCCGGACGAACCGCCAATGTCGAACTTGCCGATGCGATCCGTGCGGAGGTCGGCAGCAATGCAAAGGATTGGCTTCCCGTTTTCCAGCAAAGAAGGAGTGCGACCTAATGGCTTTCTTTCGAATTAATTGTGTGGTGATTGCCTCTGCGCTCAGCCTTTCCGCCACCGGTGCGGCAGGGCAGGGGATCCCGGTGATCGACCAGACCGCGATCGCCAAGCAGATCGAGAGCATCGCGCAGCTGAAAGTCCAACTCGATGCGCTCAATCAGCAGATCGAGCAGGCACAGCAGCTCCACGGTTCGCTCAACAAGCTCACCGACATGGCGGATGTTGCCAGCGCCTTGAACGATCCGGCCATTCGCAAAGCGCTGCCGGCAGACTTCAGCGCCATTGAGGACCTGTTCAAAGGCAACAGTACGGGCGTCTTCGCTGACTCAGCCTCAAAGCTTCTCGAAGGCAATACGACCTATCAAACCAACGCCGCCGACGACTTCTACGCGCAGGAGCTTTCGCGCATCCAGAACAAGAACGCCGGTCAGATGAGCCTCGGCCAACAGATTTATGATGCCGCGACCAAGCGCATAGACGGCATCGACCAGCTGCGCGAGAAGATTTCGACGGCAGGCGACGCCAAAGATATCGCCGACCTGCAGGCGCGACTTCAGGCCGAGCAGGCCTTCCTTCAGACCGATGTATTGCGGATGGAGGGTCTGCGGATGGTGCAGCAGGCGCAGGCGCAGATCGATGAACAGCGCAAGGCCGAGGACTGGCGGCAGCGCATGGACGCCATGGGAGCCGCACTGCAATGAGGGTGCACTTTTTCTGTGTTTTTCTCTTCGTTTTGGCCGCTTGCTCGAAAGAAGCCGAGCGCGTCTACACCGTCGATGAACTGATTGCCGACGAAGCGCTGCTTGCCGACGTGATCGGCAAATGCCGCCACAATTCGGGTGAGTTGAGTAACACTCTGAATTGCCAAACCGCTGCGGCCGCAGATTTCAGGGCGCGTCTTGAACGAATGTAAGGAGCGCTCGGAGGTAAAAACCGTGTATCAAGTCTTCGCCTTTGTCGACGGGCAGTTCAAGGCACCGCTCGAGACCTTCATTGCCTCGGGAACGTCGAACATTGCCGAGTGGGTCACTGGTCCCCTGACGACGGCGGTCACCCTTTACGTGGTCCTCTATGGCTATCTCGTGCTGCGCGGCTCGGTCCAGGAACCGATCCTCGATTTCGCCTTCCGTGCAATCAAGCTCGCCATCATCGTCATGCTGGTGAAGAACGCTAGCGAATACCAGACCTACGTAACGAACATCTTCTTTGACGTCCTTCCGCGCGAAATCTCCCAGGCGCTGAATACCGGGACGGAGCCGAACGCTTCGACCTTCGACGGGCTGCTCGACAAGGGACAACAGTGCGCCAAAGAGATCTGGGCGCGTGCCTCCTGGCCTATCGACATCGTCAGTGGCACGAGCGGCATGCTCGTGATCGGCGCAAGCTTCATTGTCGCCGCTATCGGCTACATCGTCTCGCTCTATGCCAGGCTTGCGCTTGCCATCGTGCTGGCGATCGGGCCGATCTTCGTGGCATTGGCCATGTTCCAGTCGACGCGTCGGTTCACCGAGGCCTGGATTGGGCAGCTTGCGAACTTCGTGATCCTGCAGGTCCTCGTCGTCGCCGTCGGCTCGCTGCTGATCACCTCAGTCGATACGACCTTTTCAGCGATCGATGCCTATAGCGATGTGCTGATGCGGCCGATCGCACTCTGCGCCATCTGCCTCGCGGCTCTCTATGTCTTCTATCAACTCCCGAACATCGCCTCGGCGCTTGCCGCCGGCGGCGCGTCGTTGACCTACGGCTACGGCGCCGCACGCGACGCCCACGAAAGCACGCTCGCCTGGGCGGCTTCCCATACCGTCCGTGCGGCCGGACGTGGTGTCCGTGCCGTTGGCCGAACCTTCACCTCAAAAGGCTCCGGATCATGACGCTTTTCGCTGGAACAAGAGAAAGGCTCTCCAGGAATAATCAGAACATTCCGCTGCTTTGCATTGCGGCGATCTTAAGCGGTTGCGCATCGATGACCTATCCGCCCCCGAAATGTGACGGCTATTCGCGCCGGCCTCTCAATCGATCGATGTGGCAGTGGGAAGACAATAGCAACTTCAAGCTGAAACAGTCCGGTGCGCGACCGGCGGCTTCTCAGTCCGTCGCCACCGCTGATGTCGACGAGGGCAGGGAATTTCCCACCTTCGCACATCTCGACATCGACGCATCCTATCGTCCTTGCGAGGGTTGACTCGATGGTCTCGGCGGACGAACTCAAGACATACTTCGAAAAAGCGCGACGCTTCGATCAGGACCGCGTGATCCAGGTCGAGCGCTCGGCACGCATCGCCTGGTCTGTTGCGATCGTAGCCGGCATTCTTGCGGGCGCTTCGATCTTCACCGTCGCCGCCCTCACGCCGCTGAAAACGATCGAGCCATTTGTCGTGCGCGTCGACAATTCGACGGGCATTGTCGATGTCGTCTCGGCGCTGACGTCGACGGCCGGCACTTACGACGAGGCCGTGACCAAATACTTCGCCGCGAAATACGTGCGTGCGCGGGAAGGCTATGTCTGGAGTGAGGCGGAGGAGAACTTCCGCACCGTCGCCTTGCTGTCGACGCAGCCGGAGCAAGCTCGTTTTTCGGCCATCTATCGCGGCAGCAATCCAGACTCGCCGCAGAACACGTACGGGCGCAGCGCCACAGCGCGCATCAGCATCGCGTCGATCTCGCTAATCAATCCGAATGTCGTGTCCGTCCGTTACATGCGCACGATTACCCGCGGCGAGGAGGTTCAACCCACCCATTGGGTTGCGACGCTCACCTTCTCTTATGTGAACTCGCCGATGTCATCGACGGATCGGCTGGTGAATCCTCTTGGTTTTGCGGTTAGCGAATACCGGGCCGATCCGGAGGCCATCAACTGATGCGGACTACTTTCATCGCCACCCTCCTTCTTACGGCCGCCGCCTCCACGGCGCTTGCCCTCGAAATCCCGCGCGGCGCGGCGCAGGACAGCCGCGTCCGTTTCGTCGACTACCAGCCCTACAACATCACCCGCATCATCGGCTCGCTGCGCTCCTCGGTGCAGGTGGAGTTCGCGCCCGACGAGGAGATCGCCCATGTCGCGCTCGGCAACAGTGTGGCCTGGGAGGTCGCCCCAGCGGGCAACATCCTGTTTCTCAAACCGCGGGAAAATCAGCCGGTCACCAATATCTCCGTCGTGACCACCCGGCGCGACGGATCGACCCGAAGCTACCAGATGGAGCTGACGGTACGGGATGGAAAGGTGGAGGTCGGCCAGAACACCTACTTTTACGTCAAGTACCGATATCCCGCCGACGAAGCCGAACGCAGGCGACAGGCCGCGGCCGCGCGTGCGATCGCCGCCCAGGCGAAGGAAGCCGACAACGTGCTGGCCATTCATGAAGCCTATGGGCCAAGGAACTGGCGCTATTCGGCGCAAGGCGCACAGGCGCTGGAACCGCAATCGGTCTACGACAATGGCAAGGTCACGACCTTTGCCTTCGTTGGCAATCAGGAAATGCCGGCCATCTACATCGAGAACTCGGACGGCAGTGAGAGCCTGGTTCCCAAGTCTGTCGACGGCAACCTGGTGCTGGTACACGCGATCAGCCGCAAGTTCATCCTTCGGAGGGGAGGGGACGTTCTTTGCGTCTTTAACGAAGCCTACGACCACGTCGGCATCAATCCGGATACTAACACGACCTCGCCCTCCGTCGAGCGGATCGTGCGGATCGACGCAGGAGCGGTGCAATAGGAGGCTGCCATGGCTCAAGAAGATGAAAACCGGATACCGGGCGAGCGGGCCGAGACGGTTTCCGGCAGGAAGATCGATAACAATCCCATGCTGAAGCGCGGCGCCGTGGCGCTGGCGGTCGTTGCCTTTGTCGGCTTCGCCTTGTTGGCGATGGGCGGGGAAGGGAAACGGCAGGACAATGCCCAGCCGGAGCGCGTGGTCATCCGACAAACGACGAACTTCGAACCGGCCAAGGAGAAATTGGAACCCGTTCAGCCAGTGCCGGAAGTGAAGCTGCCAACTCCCGTCGTGACCGAGGAGGTCAAGGAGGAAGACCCACTGCTCGACTCGGCGCGGCGGGCGCCCGTCATCGCCTATAGCAGCGGACAGAAAAACGCGACATCGCACCGTGACACCGAAAATCCTCCCATTTCGGCGGACAGCAATTTCATACCGCTCGATGGAGACACGATGGGCCGGAATACGGCCAATGCCGATGAACAGCGGTTCGAGGGGTTGCTGCGGCCGACCAGGCTTGAGGGCTCACGCGCCGGCACGCTCGGCAACCGGAACTTCATCGTTGCGATGGGAACCTCGATACCCTGTGTCCTGGAAACTGCCATGGCATCTGATCAACCTGGCTTTACAAGCTGCGTGATCAACCGTGACGTCCTCTCGGACAATGGCCGAGTCGTGCTGATGGAGAAAGGCACTCAAGTTCTCGGCGAGTACCGCGGCGGCCTTCAGCGAGGACAGAAGCGCCTCTTCGTGCTCTGGAACCGTGCGAAAACCCCGAATGGCGTCATCGTCACATTGGCCTCGCCGGCAACGGATGCCCTCGGCCGAGCCGGCGTGGATGGCTACGTCGACACTCACTGGTGGGAGCGGTTTGGAAGTGCGCTTCTCCTTTCCATCGTAGGCGACGCCACGAGCTATGCCAGCAGCCGCCTGCAGGACAGCGACGTCGACGCGCAGAAAACGACGAGCGCAGGCCAGCAGGCGGCGGCGGTCGCTGTCGAGCAATCGATCAACATTCCGCCGACGCTCAACAAACATCAGGGTGAACTGGTCTCGATCTTCGTGGCGCGCGATCTCGACTTTTCTGGTGTCTACGGATTGCGGGTGACCGGGTCGAAAAACAAGGTCCTCGACCGGGCGGTGCCGGGGGACTTCAGGCCGCAGTCAACGCTCGTGACGAAGTAGAGCAAGGCCGATGACCGAAGGTGCCGACGCAACGGTCGTTCGTGAACTGCTCTCTCCGTTCGCGCCGTTCCTCGGTGACAGGTCGCTCTACGAAGTGATCGTAAACCGGCCCGGGCAAGTGCTGACGGAAGGCGCTGGTGGTTGGCGGACCTATGACCTGCCGGAGCTTTCCTTCGAGAAGCTGATGCGCCTTGCCCGGGCAGTTGCCAGTTTTTCCCACCAATCAATTGATGAAACGCGACCGATCCTATCGGCAACCCTGCCCGGGGACGAACGCATCCAGATCGTCATCCCGCCAGCCACCACCAGGAACACGGTCAGCATCACCATCCGCAAGCCATCGTCGGTCACATTCACCCTCAATGATCTGAAAGAGAGAGAGTTTTTCTCAGAGACGCGATCGGCCAACGACGGCGCCTCGACGCGGGACGAGGGCTTGCTGGCGCTTTACCGTGCCGGCCGCTTCAAGGAATTTTTGCGACAAGCCGTCATTTCACGGAAGAACATCATCATCTCAGGCGCAACCGGTTCGGGCAAGACGACTCTCTCGAAAGCGCTGATTAAACACATTCCCGAGCATGAGCGGATCATTTCGATCGAGGACACACCCGAACTCATTATTCCGCAGCCCAACCACGTGCGCCTATTCTATTCGAACGGTGCCCAGGGACTCTCGGGGGCTGGCCCCAAAGAGCTGCTCGAATCCTGTCTCCGGATGCGGCCGGACCGAATTTTGCTGCAGGAACTGCGCGATGGCACGGCATTCTACTACGTTCGCAACGTCAACTCCGGTCACCCCGGATCGATAACTACCGTGCATGCCGATTCTGCCAAACTCGCCTTCCAACAGTTAACGCTTCTCGTGAAGGAATCGGCAGGGGGACGGAATCTGGACCGTGATGACATCGATAAATTATTGAAGGTATCGATCGACGTAATTGTTCAATGCAAGCGAATAGATGGGCGATTTCGTGCAACAGAAATCTACGTTCGAGCCTAAACTTGTAGGCCCGCGGTTCGAATTGAGTCTGATGCGTTTCTTCATGCGCTACGCACGGCGCAGATTCTCAATGTTCTTTCGGCAACCGATGGAGGGCGCTCACCGCCTATGGATGTTCTTACTTTCTCTGCATCGGGAGCCAGTGCGAGGATTTTCGGGGCAGCGCCGTATCAGGCGAACTCAGGCGTGTTGACGCATAACGATCGCAGACTCAAGGCTGCGCGCATGATCATCAACGCAGCCTTGAGAAATCGCTCCCCAACGGCATCAACAGCCGCAGATCGGCGATTGGAGGCGACCCTAAATTCGTTCAATGCTGCAAGCTTCTTTCCTGACCGTGTTTCTCGGTCAGGAAGATGGCGACCGCTGTGGCGGGCAGCGCGAAGCCGATCATGGACGCGAACCACCATCCACCAGAGGCAAAAGCCCAGGCACCCAAGGCAGAGCCAATGGCGCCGCCAGTGAAGAAGATAGCCATGAACAGGCCGTTGAGCCGGCTGCGCAAATCGGGGCCGAGTTCGTAAATCGAGCGCTGCCCGGTCACCAACGTCATGGTTACGCCGAAGTCGAGCAGGATGGCAGCAAGCGTCAGAAGCGTGAGCGCAATGGTTGAACCTTCAGAAGCGATTTGTGTCATCAGAAAAGCGACACCGACACTGAGAAGGCCGAATGCCGTCGCCGGCCGAACCAACCCCTTGTCCGCGAGGCGTCCCGCGATGGGGGAAGCAATGGCGCCCGCAACACCGGCGAGGGCGAAAAGCGCAATGCCGTTGTGACCCAGCCCAAAGCGAGGGCCTGCAAGATAGAGCGGCGTGACGGTCCAGAAGAGGCTGAATGCGGCGAACTGACAGGCCTGATATGCGGCGCGGCGCTGCAGGACCGGCTGCGTCGCGAGAAGCTGGGCCATCGACTTGAGCAGCTGGCCGTAACTCAGCCGGGCCGTCGGCATGCGCGTCGGCAGTTGGACCCATAGCAGGGTTCCAAGCCCGACCATGACGATAGCGGAAATATAAAAGACGGCATGCCAGGAGCTGAGGCCGGCGATCAGTCCGGAAATCGGCCGCGCCATCATGATGCCGACCATCAACCCGCTCATGATATTGCCGACGACGCGGCCCCGAGCCGCATCCGGAGCAAGGTTGGCAGCGAAGGGAACGATCATCTGGACTGCAACCGAGCCTACCCCGATGGCAAGCGAAGCGGTGAGGAAGGGCCCGGGCGTGGTTGAGAGGCCGGCCGCGATCAGGGCGAGAGTAACCAGGCCGATCATGGTCACGATCAGCCGACGATTTTCCACGAGGTCACCTAGCGGCACGAGCAGCAGCAGCCCAAGGCCATAGCCGATCTGCGTCAGGGTAACGATCAGGCCGGTTGCCTCTGCCGGCAGGCCGATGTCGACTGCAATCGGCCCGGCGAGTGGCTGGGTATAGTAGAGGTTGGCGGCAATCAGGCCGCAGGCGGCGGCCATCAGAAATGTCATGCCGGCAGAGAGTCCGGGCGGGTGCTGAGTCTGGGCGGTGGAAGCGGGAGTTGTCATTAAAATTCCTTGGGAGAAAGAAGGCGGGCGGTTTATTCAGTCGAGAATGCGCAACACGGCTTCGGCGGAAGGGAGCATCTGGTTCTCCAGCTCTCCGGTTTTGCCGGCGATGCGGACTCCCTGAAGATAGGAAAACAGCGCAAGCGCGGTCGCCGCAGGATCGACGTCCTGGCGGATTGAGCCGTCCAACTGGCCATCCCGGATGAAACCCTCGAGCCGGGCGACGAGTTTGCGATTGTGTCTGCCGACCATGTCGGCGATCTCCGCGTCGGACAGAACCAGTTCCACGGCGGCGCCAATGGCCAGGCATCCGCGCCTACCGGTCTCGCCACAGGCGGACATGGCATAGAAACCTACGACGCGGGCAATCTTTTCGCGACCGGTGGAGGCTGAAAACAGCGCCTGATCCAGAAGATCGGCCCGGATCTGTTTATAGCGGTCGTAGGCCGCGACGAAGACGTCACGCTTGTCACGAAACGCCTTGTATATGCTGCCGGCGGTCAGTCCCATTTCCGTTTTCAGTTCGGCGATGGAGGTCCCGTGATAGCCCTTCTCCGAGAATATGCGGATCGCCGCATCCAGAGCCTGGTTCATGTCGAATTCGCGCGGCCGCCCGACGCGGCGATTAGAGGTGCTTCCGAAGTTCATCTGACAACCTAATAGGAAATGATCATTTCCTATTAGGTTGCGGAATTGATTTCGTCAAGCCATTCGCTCATCGGCATCGCAGCTGATGGCACCAAGTTGCAGCACCAAGCGCTCGACCTGCGGAAATATTCCTCATTGCCTCTGCAGGTATCTTAAGGCTGGCCCATCGTTGCGTTGTTGACCTTGATCAAATGGATTTGTGCCCCGCTGTGTAGCCCAAGACATCGCCTAAAGAGTCACCTTTGTACCGACCAACAACGGCTATCTCGACGCAGCTCTCGCCGCGGCCAACAGTAAACGAGGCCAGGTAAACAGTAGGCCAATCCATACACCGGGCCTCAATGCCTACCTACGCGCTTGTATTAGAATTAGATAATGGTTATCGCCCCGTTCCCAAGTAATTGACAAACAACAATTTCCCTTGGAGCATTGTAAACTGCGATACACGAATTATCTGGGATCTCCCTTTATTTTTATCTGCTAGGTACTAAACTTCTCTCAGGCGTATGCGGAGAGGAGACGCTAAATGCCCGATGCTGATCAGCGAACCGCGAGCCTACCACGATCGCAGCGGCGAAACGAATTCACCACCTTCCTCGTCCTGGCCTTCGGCATCTGGCCAATCGTCGCCGTGGGCGTCGTGGGTGCTTACGGCTTTCTTGTCTGGATGTTCCAGATCATCTTCGGCCCACCCGGCCCTCCGGCGCACTAATGAGCAAGCCGGTCCACCTATCGAGGCGAAATTTTCTCCGCGGTTGTTATAAGCGGGGGAGTGGGCGTGTCTCTCCGCCGGGAGCAACCCCGGAAGGCCTCGAGGCCTGCACCGGCTGCGGACGGTGCGTCGACGCCTGTCCGACGCAAATTATCCGGCTGATCAAGGATCGCCCGGCGCTCGATTTCTCCGTCGCCGAGTGCACCTTCTGCGGCCAATGCGCGGAACTCTGTCCCGAGCCGGTCTTCGCCGGCCGGCCACAACAATTTCCACACATCGCGATGATCGGCGAGAGCTGTCTTGCCAGGAATCGCACCGATTGCCAGGCCTGTCGCGACGCCTGTCCGACGGAGGCGATCCGCTTCCGTCCGCGTGCCGGCGGGCCCTTCTTGCCCGAGCTTGACGAAGAGGCCTGCACCGGCTGCGGCGCCTGCCTTTCCGTCTGTCCAGTGGCAGCGATAGGCATTCGCGAGGTCGAGTGGGAGCGCGCCCATGTCTGATCGGAGCGCGTCCTATCATATCTCCAGCGCCGTCATCGT
This genomic interval carries:
- a CDS encoding TetR/AcrR family transcriptional regulator is translated as MNFGSTSNRRVGRPREFDMNQALDAAIRIFSEKGYHGTSIAELKTEMGLTAGSIYKAFRDKRDVFVAAYDRYKQIRADLLDQALFSASTGREKIARVVGFYAMSACGETGRRGCLAIGAAVELVLSDAEIADMVGRHNRKLVARLEGFIRDGQLDGSIRQDVDPAATALALFSYLQGVRIAGKTGELENQMLPSAEAVLRILD
- the napE gene encoding periplasmic nitrate reductase, NapE protein, which encodes MPDADQRTASLPRSQRRNEFTTFLVLAFGIWPIVAVGVVGAYGFLVWMFQIIFGPPGPPAH
- a CDS encoding ferredoxin-type protein NapF, with protein sequence MSKPVHLSRRNFLRGCYKRGSGRVSPPGATPEGLEACTGCGRCVDACPTQIIRLIKDRPALDFSVAECTFCGQCAELCPEPVFAGRPQQFPHIAMIGESCLARNRTDCQACRDACPTEAIRFRPRAGGPFLPELDEEACTGCGACLSVCPVAAIGIREVEWERAHV